The following proteins are encoded in a genomic region of Entelurus aequoreus isolate RoL-2023_Sb linkage group LG01, RoL_Eaeq_v1.1, whole genome shotgun sequence:
- the LOC133659993 gene encoding LOW QUALITY PROTEIN: collagen alpha-1(VIII) chain-like (The sequence of the model RefSeq protein was modified relative to this genomic sequence to represent the inferred CDS: inserted 2 bases in 2 codons), translating to MGSMFFHHIHVFIVLLHQAHGGAFYRSKTAPQQHQPQYNDGHPQQPFLGNEMPLLGQYGQELPQLPLQLGKERLLTESKGQTFPRGAKGPPPPGSKGQGVQVGSQGVQGPTGPPGPQGPPGLPGQGLQGMPGKAGPPGPQGYQGIGKPGMPGLPGKPGGPGFPGPRGDSGPSGGEGSIGLPGPPGLPGPPGLPGILKAGGQGLPGQQGSQGEPGQRGLPGFNGPPGPRGEKGLGIPGLPGLKGSIGPSGPPGHAGISGIGKPGINGLPGQPGISGKPGLRGEPGPYGTPGERGQPGLPGISGLGKPGQDGFRGQPGIPGGKGEHGSPGLPGSPGVPGYGKPGFPGPKGHKGHSGIPGSPGPKGDKGHEGFPGINGPTGSSGIPGPPGPIGPAGSIGFTGQKGEYGDGGPIGKPGLKGDVGPTGLTGQSGLXGKAGQHGLRGLQGPTGPKGESGNKGLFGAPGTVGLTGPRGESGQHGDEGQKGPQGIPGLTGPGGPIGPPGLPGQKGETGPPGIPGYPGAGIPGPAGEVGPKGNSGPGGTPGLPGQPGQPGXPGPPGSSAVYPDLGQTLPVSGPYNGQKQGYKKQNGVYMGSNALEMPAFTAKLTDPFPPVGSPVIFDKVLHNGNQDYNPQNGIFTCSVPGIYYFAYHVHCKGNNVWVALTKNNEPVMYTYDECGKGLLDQASGGSVLPLQQADTVHILLPSDQAAGLYASQYVHSTFSGYLLYPN from the exons ATGGGGTCTATGTTCTTCCATCACATCCACGTATTCATCGTCTTGCTCCACCAGGCCCACGGCGGTGCGTTCTACAGAAGCAAGACAGCTCCTCAGCAACACCAGCCACAGTACAATGATGGCCATCCTCAACAGCCCTTTTTAGGGAATGAGATGCCATTACTGGGTCAGTACGGACAGGAGCTCCCTCAGCTTCCGCTTCAGTTGGGGAAAGAGCGACTGCTGACTGAAAGCAAAG GACAAACATTCCCCAGAGGAGCCAAAGGCCCACCTCCCCCTGGTTCTAAAGGACAAGGTGTCCAAGTTGGATCGCAGGGAGTTCAGGGCCCAACGGGACCACCGGGACCGCAAGGGCCACCAGGTCTGCCAGGCCAGGGATTGCAAGGCATGCCAGGAAAGGCAGGTCCTCCCGGTCCTCAGGGCTACCAAGgaattggaaaaccaggaatgccCGGATTGCCTGGAAAACCGGGAGGACCTGGATTTCCAGGGCCACGGGGTGATTCAGGACCAAGTGGGGGTGAAGGGTCAATTGGACTTCCTGGTCCTCCAGGACTTCCTGGTCCACCTGGCCTCCCCGGGATTTTGAAGGCAGGAGGCCAGGGCCTGCCAGGACAACAAGGTTCTCAAGGAGAGCCGGGTCAAAGAGGCCTGCCGGGGTTTAATGGCCCACCAGGCCCCAGGGGAGAAAAAGGACTTGGTATACCTGGTTTACCCGGATTGAAAGGATCTATTGGACCATCAGGTCCACCTGGACATGCTGGCATCTCTGGAATTGGAAAACCTGGCATAAATGGTCTCCCCGGGCAGCCAGGAATATCAGGAAAACCTGGTCTTCGTGGTGAACCAGGGCCTTACGGAACACCTGGTGAGAGAGGACAACCAGGTCTTCCTGGTATATCAGGACTTGGAAAACCAGGGCAGGATGGCTTTAGAGGGCAACCAGGGATTCCTGGTGGAAAAGGTGAACATGGTTCTCCAGGATTACCAGGAAGCCCAGGTGTGCCTGGTTATGGCAAACCGGGCTTTCCAGGACCCAAAGGTCACAAGGGACACAGCGGGATCCCTGGATCTCCAGGCCCAAAAGGAGATAAGGGCCATGAAGGTTTTCCAGGTATTAATGGTCCTACTGGTTCCAGTGGTATACCTGGCCCACCAGGCCCAATAGGGCCCGCAGGTAGCATTGGCTTCACAGGGCAAAAGGGAGAATATGGGGATGGTGGGCCAATAGGAAAACCAGGATTAAAAGGAGATGTAGGCCCTACAGGCCTTACGGGACAGTCAGGTT CAGGCAAGGCAGGACAACATGGACTGAGAGGGCTTCAAGGACCAACTGGCCCCAAGGGGGAGTCTGGCAATAAGGGGTTATTTGGTGCCCCTGGTACTGTAGGATTAACTGGACCAAGAGGGGAGAGTGGTCAACATGGTGATGAAGGCCAAAAGGGACCACAAGGGATTCCAGGACTTACAGGACCAGGTGGACCAATTGGACCTCCTGGGCTTCCTGGTCAAAAAGGGGAAACAGGTCCTCCTGGGATACCTGGCTATCCTGGGGCTGGAATACCTGGACCTGCTGGTGAGGTTGGTCCAAAAGGTAACTCTGGCCCGGGTGGGACTCCCGGACTTCCTGGACAACCAGGACAACCTG CCCCTGGTCCTCCAGGTAGCTCTGCTGTATATCCTGACCTTGGACAGACCCTGCCAGTTTCAGGTCCATATAATGGCCAGAAACAAGGGTACAAGAAGCAAAACGGCGTCTACATGGGTAGCAATGCTTTGGAAATGCCGGCTTTCACAGCAAAGCTCACTGATCCGTTTCCTCCTGTCGGTTCCCCTGTTATTTTTGACAAAGTGCTACACAATGGCAATCAGGACTACAATCCTCAAAATGGCATTTTTACCTGTAGCGTACCAGGAATTTACTACTTTGCTTACCATGTCCACTGTAAAGGGAATAACGTGTGGGTGGCGCTGACGAAGAACAACGAGCCCGTCATGTACACGTATGATGAGTGCGGCAAGGGCTTGCTGGATCAGGCATCAGGTGGCTCTGTGCTCCCGCTACAGCAGGCCGACACGGTCCATATCCTGCTCCCGTCTGACCAGGCAGCAGGACTTTATGCTAGTCAGTATGTCCACTCCACCTTTTCTGGGTACTTACTGTACCCAAACTAA